One Cucumis sativus cultivar 9930 chromosome 1, Cucumber_9930_V3, whole genome shotgun sequence DNA segment encodes these proteins:
- the LOC101214418 gene encoding SH3 domain-containing protein 3 produces MDALRKQASKLKVQVAKQQQAVIKQFGGSGYESSDVMVIDEVEMQRHQQLEKFYRSTRAGRDFQKDIVKAGEAFIAIGYRHIETGNKLSEDCCNYGANNINENILAKASSIYGDARKHVEKEQEDLIKLFSSQILDPLRAMITGPPLEDARHLAQRYSRMRQEAETLAGEISRRRARVREFSNPENVAKLHASEAKMQELKANMAVLGKEASAALAAVDAQQQRLTLQRLVAMVEGEKTYHLRVAAILGEVEAEMVTEKQRKESAPPVISSENHSGKSSFFLAEAVHPFNAASEKELSLSVGDYVVVRKVSPSGWSEGECKGKGGWFPSSYVEKRQRIPTMNTVSESF; encoded by the exons ATGGATGCTCTTAGAAAGCAAGCCAGCAAGCTCAAGGTTCAAGTTGCCAAGCAACAGCAG GCTGTAATAAAGCAATTTGGTGGGTCCGGCTATGAGAGTTCAGATGTGATGGTGATAGATGAGGTTGAGATGCAGAGACATCAGCAACTAGAGAAATTTTATAGATCAACTCGTGCAGGAAGG gaTTTCCAAAAAGATATTGTTAAAGCTGGAGAAGCATTTATAGCCATAGGTTATAGACATATTGAGACAG GTAACAAGTTATCTGAGGATTGTTGCAACTATGGAGCTAATAATATCAACGAAAATATATTAGCAAAGGCTTCATCTATATATGGTGATGCTCGTAAGCATGTGGAGAAGGAACAGGAGGACTTGATCAAGCTTTTTTCTTCACAG ATTTTAGATCCCTTAAGAGCAATGATTACTGGTCCTCCTCTAGAAGATGCCCGACATCTTGCTCAACGTTATAGCCGTATGAGACAGGAAGCAGAAACACTG GCAGGAGAAATTTCCAGACGACGAGCACGTGTAAGGGAATTTTCAAACCCTGAAAATGTTGCGAAGTTACATGCTTCAGAAGCAAAAATGCAGGAACTTAAAGCAAACATGGCAGTTCTTGGGAAGGAAGCTTCAGCTGCGTTAGCTGCTGTTGACGCTCAGCAACAGAGACTTACTTTGCAGAGGCTAGTTGCAATG GTTGAAGGTGAAAAGACATACCATCTTAGAGTAGCTGCTATCCTTGGGGAAGTTGAAGCAGAG ATGGTCACAGAGAAACAACGAAAAGAGTCAGCTCCCCCTGTGATCTCATCAGAAAATCACTCAGGGAAATCATCATTCTTTTTGGCTGAA GCGGTGCATCCTTTTAATGCTGCATCAGAGAAAGAACTGAGCTTGTCAGTTGGTGACTATGTTGTTGTGCGAaag GTGAGCCCTTCAGGATGGTCAGAAGGAGAATGTAAAGGCAAAGGTGGTTGGTTTCCCTCATCATATGTGGAGAAACGGCAGAGGATTCCCACGATGAACACCGTTTCTGAATCATTTTAA
- the LOC101206312 gene encoding eukaryotic translation initiation factor 4E-1: protein MVVEDTIKATSAEDLSNSIANQNPRGRGGEEDEELEEGEIVGDDDLDSSNLTAALVHQPHPLEHSWTFWFDNPSAKSKQATWGASMRPIYTFSTVEEFWSVYNNIHHPSKLALRADLYCFKHKIEPKWEDPVCASGGKWTVNFSRGKSDNGWLYTLLAMIGEQFDCGDEICGAVVNVRSGQDKISIWTKNASNEAAQASIGKQWKEFLDYNESIGFIFHDDAKKFDRHAKNKYMV from the exons ATGGTAGTTGAAGATACGATCAAAGCTACATCGGCGGAAGATCTTTCTAATTCCATTGCTAATCAAAACCCTAGAGGACGTGGCGGTGAGGAAGATGAGGAACTTGAGGAAGGTGAGATCGTCGGCGATGACGACCTTGACTCCTCCAATTTGACCGCGGCCTTAGTTCATCAGCCTCACCCTCTTGAGCACTCTTGGACCTTTTGGTTTGATAACCCATCTGCCAAATCCAAGCAAGCCACCTGGGGTGCGTCTATGCGACCGATCTATACCTTCTCCACTGTCGAGGAGTTCTGGAg TGTTTACAACAATATTCATCATCCAAGCAAATTGGCGTTGAGGGCAGATTTGTACTGcttcaaacataaaattgagcCTAAATGGGAAGATCCTGTTTGTGCGAGTGGAGGGAAGTGGACTGTGAACTTTTCAAGGGGAAAATCTGATAATGGCTGGTTGTACACG CTGCTTGCTATGATCGGAGAACAGTTTGACTGTGGTGATGAAATTTGTGGAGCAGTTGTTAATGTTAGATCTGGGCAGGATAAAATATCGATTTGGACAAAAAATGCTTCCAATGAAGCTGCGCAG GCGAGCATTGGAAAACAGTGGAAGGAGTTTCTTGATTACAATGAGAGCATTGGCTTTATATTCCAC GATGAtgcaaagaaatttgataGACATGCGAAGAATAAATATATGGTGTGA